Proteins encoded together in one Terriglobia bacterium window:
- the mltG gene encoding endolytic transglycosylase MltG yields the protein MRVLFKLFLLIVLLIGAWLAYGLLLPTGPSAEKFVMLRPGASGRSIAHKLVDEGVIRNAPAFLLLHAVRRRSLKAGEYRFDHPATALETYDRLARGDIHVRTVVVPEGYNIFDIANAIELAGLGSKQDFLKIALDPTMIRDLDPLAPSLEGFLFPDTYEFTRTQSLRDIATAMTRRFRQEAKSIDLTGDLHRVVTMASIVEKETAAPEERPLVAGVYFNRIARRMGLDADPSVAYASLLAGRYTGVIHASDLQLDSQYNTYKYAGLPPGPIANPGRTALLAALHPADTDYLYFVSDNQGRHRFARTLDEHSRNVASYRRGQGAR from the coding sequence GTGCGCGTCCTTTTCAAACTCTTTCTCCTGATCGTGCTCCTGATTGGGGCGTGGCTCGCCTACGGCCTCCTGCTCCCTACCGGTCCTTCGGCGGAGAAGTTTGTGATGCTGCGCCCGGGCGCGAGCGGGCGCTCCATCGCGCACAAGCTCGTAGACGAGGGGGTCATCCGCAACGCCCCGGCGTTCTTGCTCCTGCACGCAGTCCGGCGCCGCTCGCTCAAGGCGGGGGAGTACCGCTTCGATCATCCCGCCACGGCGCTCGAGACCTACGATCGCCTGGCTCGGGGCGACATCCACGTGCGCACGGTGGTCGTTCCCGAGGGCTACAACATCTTCGATATCGCCAACGCCATCGAACTGGCGGGCTTGGGCTCGAAGCAGGACTTCCTGAAGATCGCGCTTGATCCAACCATGATCCGCGACCTCGACCCGCTGGCGCCTTCGCTCGAGGGGTTCCTCTTCCCCGACACCTACGAATTCACGCGCACTCAGTCGCTGCGCGACATCGCGACCGCCATGACTCGGCGCTTCCGCCAGGAGGCCAAGTCCATCGACCTGACCGGTGACCTCCACCGCGTGGTGACCATGGCCTCGATCGTGGAAAAGGAAACGGCGGCGCCGGAGGAGCGGCCTCTGGTTGCCGGCGTGTACTTCAACCGCATCGCGCGCCGCATGGGCCTCGACGCCGATCCCAGCGTGGCCTATGCCTCGCTGCTCGCCGGCCGCTACACGGGGGTGATTCACGCCTCCGATCTCCAGCTCGACTCGCAGTACAACACCTACAAGTACGCCGGCCTGCCGCCGGGCCCGATTGCGAATCCCGGCCGCACGGCCCTGCTTGCGGCCTTGCATCCCGCCGACACCGACTACCTGTACTTCGTCAGCGACAACCAGGGGCGCCACCGCTTCGCCAGGACGCTGGATGAGCACTCTCGCAACGTGGCCTCGTACCGGCGGGGCCAGGGAGCGCGCTGA
- a CDS encoding AI-2E family transporter has protein sequence MPDPVEHAGQQLMGAPVRRTPMVEGPAPPPEPVQAQTAALVIIAIAVVLTICYIAKLVLITIFLSLLLAFVLVPVVEFFERFRVPHAVGALLAVILVLAVVYGLTYLSYAKAVDFLRELPRYSAKIRGHVMKFQQQAHEIQKTTEEVLPETPEEKATVRVTQQTNWTDTLTRGAGAVWEALLTVSFIPFLTYFMLTWQEHARAATVMLFKMENRNTAYVTLGRISKMIRAFIVGNLVIGLFMSVLSLFVFAVVGLPYFYFLGVISGFLSLVPYLGVPLAIVPPIVAGLGQLSGAGIVAIVLTVLALHLFAINVLYPKLIGRRLQLNPLVVTMSLLIWGWIWGAMGLILAVPITAAMKIIFDHVESMRPYGTWLGE, from the coding sequence ATGCCCGATCCCGTTGAACACGCCGGACAGCAGTTGATGGGAGCGCCCGTACGGCGGACTCCCATGGTGGAGGGGCCTGCGCCACCTCCGGAGCCTGTCCAGGCCCAGACCGCCGCCCTGGTCATCATCGCCATCGCCGTGGTGCTCACCATCTGCTACATCGCGAAGTTGGTGCTGATCACCATATTCCTGTCTCTCCTGCTGGCATTCGTGCTCGTCCCCGTCGTGGAGTTCTTCGAGCGCTTCCGTGTCCCGCATGCGGTGGGTGCGTTGCTCGCCGTAATTCTCGTTCTGGCGGTGGTGTACGGCCTGACCTACTTGTCCTACGCCAAGGCCGTCGATTTCCTGCGCGAGTTGCCCCGGTACTCGGCCAAGATCCGGGGACACGTGATGAAGTTCCAGCAGCAGGCGCACGAGATCCAGAAAACCACCGAGGAGGTACTGCCCGAGACCCCGGAGGAGAAGGCCACGGTCAGGGTGACGCAGCAGACCAACTGGACCGACACCTTGACCCGCGGCGCTGGCGCGGTCTGGGAAGCCCTCCTGACCGTCTCCTTCATCCCCTTCCTCACCTATTTCATGCTGACCTGGCAGGAGCATGCGCGCGCCGCCACCGTCATGCTTTTTAAGATGGAGAACCGTAACACCGCCTATGTGACGCTGGGGCGCATCTCCAAGATGATCCGCGCCTTTATCGTGGGCAATCTGGTGATCGGCCTGTTCATGTCGGTCTTGAGCCTCTTCGTCTTCGCCGTCGTGGGGCTGCCGTACTTTTACTTTTTGGGCGTGATCAGCGGCTTCCTGAGCCTGGTCCCGTACCTTGGGGTGCCGCTCGCGATCGTGCCACCCATCGTCGCGGGGCTGGGACAACTGAGCGGCGCCGGCATCGTGGCCATCGTGCTGACCGTGCTCGCGCTGCACCTGTTCGCCATCAATGTGCTGTATCCCAAGCTGATCGGGCGCCGCCTCCAGCTCAATCCTCTGGTGGTCACGATGTCGCTGCTCATCTGGGGATGGATCTGGGGAGCGATGGGGCTCATCCTCGCCGTTCCCATCACCGCAGCCATGAAGATCATCTTCGACCACGTGGAGAGTATGCGTCCGTACGGCACGTGGCTGGGCGAGTAG
- the ruvX gene encoding Holliday junction resolvase RuvX, whose protein sequence is MSPDYTFQVPSELSSRILALDVGTRRIGLAVSDPLGITAQGLETLQRKNKRTDLERLERIIRQYDVRELVVGLPLRMSGAEGVQSEKMSAFADELRRRFGLPVHLWDERLTSAEANRVLREAELSIQKRAQAVDRMAAVLILQNFLESRASRKR, encoded by the coding sequence ATGTCCCCGGACTATACTTTCCAGGTGCCATCGGAGCTTTCCAGCCGCATCCTGGCGCTGGACGTCGGAACCCGGAGGATCGGGCTCGCGGTTTCCGACCCCCTGGGCATCACCGCCCAAGGTCTGGAGACTCTCCAGCGCAAGAACAAGCGCACCGACCTGGAGAGGCTGGAAAGGATCATCCGCCAGTATGACGTCCGCGAGCTGGTGGTGGGGCTGCCCCTGCGGATGAGCGGGGCTGAAGGGGTCCAATCGGAGAAGATGTCCGCTTTCGCCGATGAACTCCGCCGCCGGTTCGGCCTACCCGTCCACCTCTGGGACGAGCGGCTGACCTCGGCGGAAGCCAACCGGGTCCTGCGTGAGGCAGAACTCAGCATCCAGAAGCGTGCCCAGGCGGTGGACCGAATGGCCGCCGTGCTGATCCTGCAGAACTTCCTCGAATCCCGCGCTTCGCGAAAAAGATAG
- a CDS encoding CarD family transcriptional regulator: protein MNGDLSFRVGDKVVYPNHGVGVIEQISSRTFGATVEKYYLLNIKSSSLKVMVPFQNVASVGLRRVVKNGDVQKILEYLITGKCDNHSDWKYRFKENSEKMRTGSLMDVAEVLKSLLLLNQTKPLSFREKKMLERARYLLVSELALARNVVEPDVEDLLSKTLAKCKLKFPEVTAEA, encoded by the coding sequence ATGAATGGTGATTTAAGTTTCCGCGTAGGTGACAAAGTCGTTTACCCCAATCACGGCGTAGGGGTGATTGAGCAGATCAGCAGCAGGACGTTCGGAGCCACGGTCGAGAAGTACTACCTCCTTAACATCAAGTCCAGCAGCCTGAAAGTCATGGTGCCGTTCCAGAATGTAGCCAGCGTCGGCCTGCGCCGCGTGGTCAAGAACGGCGACGTGCAGAAGATCCTTGAGTACCTCATCACCGGCAAATGCGACAACCACAGCGACTGGAAGTACCGCTTCAAGGAGAACTCCGAGAAGATGCGCACCGGGTCGCTGATGGATGTCGCGGAAGTCCTGAAGAGCCTGCTCCTGCTGAACCAGACCAAGCCGCTCTCGTTCCGTGAAAAGAAGATGCTGGAACGGGCCCGCTATTTGCTGGTGAGCGAGCTGGCCCTGGCCAGAAACGTAGTCGAGCCGGACGTGGAAGACCTGCTGTCCAAGACTCTGGCCAAGTGCAAGCTGAAGTTCCCCGAAGTCACCGCGGAGGCATAA
- a CDS encoding transcription elongation factor GreA yields the protein MPEHIKKKLEEEIQTLEYELNHELPKELKKAVAMGDLSENAEYHMAKQRQEYVRARLGQLKKRMAELSLVNLSNIPRDKVAFGSTVVVYDSSKEEKIEYKLVTSEESDVTKGLISTTSPIGRALMGKKEGDTAVVVTPNGKRELEVLKLSTIHDEA from the coding sequence ATGCCGGAACATATCAAGAAGAAACTGGAAGAAGAGATCCAGACGCTCGAGTACGAACTGAACCACGAGCTTCCCAAGGAATTGAAGAAGGCTGTCGCCATGGGCGACTTGAGCGAGAACGCCGAGTACCACATGGCCAAGCAGAGGCAGGAGTACGTCCGCGCCCGCCTGGGCCAGCTCAAGAAGCGGATGGCCGAGCTGTCCCTGGTCAACCTGTCCAACATCCCCAGGGACAAGGTGGCCTTCGGTTCGACCGTTGTGGTCTACGATTCCTCCAAGGAGGAGAAGATCGAGTACAAGCTGGTTACCAGCGAGGAATCCGACGTGACCAAGGGCCTCATCTCGACCACGTCCCCCATCGGGCGGGCCCTGATGGGAAAGAAAGAAGGCGACACCGCTGTCGTGGTCACCCCCAACGGAAAACGCGAACTCGAGGTTTTGAAGTTGAGCACCATCCACGACGAGGCCTGA
- a CDS encoding CDP-alcohol phosphatidyltransferase family protein, protein MSWTGAFGRACRVLLYKIVHGLALTRINPNILTFLGLVINIIAAVLFGYATGENTQRLFLYAGLVIIGAGIFDMVDGRVARATGQVTAFGGFFDSIIDRYSDVALFFGLLVYYARANRFFYVVLVAFVMTSSVMVSYARARAESLIGSCKVGFMERPERIVLVLIGALFNRMAPVLWVIAVLSTFTVIHRISYTYKQSQLLKQAQTTLPTPEPNPALTEQ, encoded by the coding sequence ATGAGCTGGACGGGAGCATTCGGACGGGCATGCCGCGTATTGCTGTACAAGATCGTGCACGGGCTTGCCCTCACCCGCATCAATCCGAACATCCTGACCTTCCTGGGGCTGGTCATCAACATCATCGCCGCGGTGTTGTTCGGCTACGCCACCGGCGAGAACACGCAGCGCTTGTTCCTCTACGCCGGGCTGGTGATCATCGGCGCCGGCATCTTCGACATGGTGGACGGGCGGGTCGCCCGCGCCACCGGGCAAGTGACCGCCTTTGGCGGCTTCTTCGACTCGATCATCGACCGCTACAGTGACGTGGCGCTGTTCTTCGGCCTGCTGGTTTACTACGCCCGCGCCAACCGTTTCTTCTACGTGGTGCTGGTGGCGTTCGTGATGACCAGTTCGGTGATGGTGAGCTACGCGCGCGCCCGCGCCGAGTCGCTGATCGGGAGCTGCAAGGTCGGGTTCATGGAGCGGCCGGAGCGCATCGTGCTGGTGCTCATCGGCGCGCTCTTCAACCGCATGGCCCCAGTGCTGTGGGTGATCGCCGTGCTCTCGACCTTCACCGTGATCCACCGCATCAGCTACACCTACAAGCAGAGCCAGTTGCTAAAGCAGGCGCAGACCACGCTGCCCACGCCGGAACCCAACCCGGCGCTCACCGAGCAATAA
- the asnA gene encoding aspartate--ammonia ligase, whose protein sequence is MATATKVADLAGPGIGTYEEVERILPTDYRSLLTPKETQKAIFAVKNYIEENLCKELNLMMVTVPLIVDTESGVNDLLDRDGSRTPIQFHISNDYNKHPIDAQVVQAATKWKRVALKQFGMQVGEGLCTDMRAVRKDYFLDHDHSCYVDQWDWERVIAPEQRNLAFLKDIVRKIWKVLKGAETFAQELFPQLKTSKYPDLPGELKFLHAEEILDMYPDLPRKQRETAVLQKYPAIFIIGIGWTLKDGYPHEMRAADYDDWVTETRTEDGRPMHGLNGDILVWNPVTKRRHELTSMGIRVNPETLRRQLELTKQLDMLKFPYHQAITKMEIPLSIGGGIGQARTLMLLLRKAHLGEVTVTVWPRILKDMCAKKNIFVLE, encoded by the coding sequence ATGGCTACCGCAACGAAGGTCGCCGACCTGGCTGGCCCGGGTATCGGCACTTATGAAGAAGTCGAACGCATTCTTCCTACCGATTACCGCTCGCTCCTCACCCCCAAAGAGACGCAGAAGGCCATCTTCGCCGTCAAGAACTACATAGAAGAGAACCTCTGCAAGGAACTGAACCTCATGATGGTCACGGTGCCGCTGATCGTGGACACCGAGAGCGGGGTCAACGACCTGCTGGACCGCGACGGCTCGCGCACCCCCATCCAGTTCCACATCTCCAACGATTACAACAAGCACCCCATCGACGCCCAGGTGGTGCAGGCGGCGACCAAGTGGAAGCGCGTCGCGCTGAAGCAGTTCGGCATGCAGGTGGGCGAAGGCCTGTGCACCGACATGCGCGCCGTGCGCAAGGACTATTTCCTCGATCACGACCACTCCTGCTACGTGGACCAGTGGGATTGGGAGCGAGTCATCGCGCCGGAGCAGCGCAATCTCGCCTTCCTGAAGGACATCGTGCGCAAGATCTGGAAGGTGCTCAAGGGCGCCGAGACCTTCGCGCAGGAACTCTTTCCCCAACTCAAGACCAGCAAGTACCCCGACCTGCCGGGCGAGCTGAAGTTCCTTCACGCCGAGGAGATCCTTGACATGTACCCCGACCTGCCGCGCAAGCAGCGCGAGACCGCGGTGCTACAGAAGTACCCCGCGATCTTCATCATCGGGATCGGATGGACGCTGAAGGACGGCTACCCGCACGAAATGCGCGCCGCCGACTACGACGACTGGGTCACCGAGACCCGTACGGAAGACGGCAGGCCCATGCACGGCTTGAACGGCGACATCCTGGTGTGGAACCCCGTGACCAAGCGGCGCCACGAGCTGACCTCGATGGGCATCCGGGTCAACCCGGAGACCCTGCGCCGGCAGCTCGAGCTGACCAAGCAGCTCGACATGCTGAAGTTTCCCTACCACCAGGCGATCACGAAGATGGAGATCCCGCTCTCCATCGGCGGCGGCATCGGTCAGGCGCGCACCCTGATGCTCCTGCTCCGCAAAGCACATCTCGGCGAGGTCACGGTCACGGTGTGGCCGAGGATCCTCAAAGACATGTGCGCGAAGAAGAACATCTTCGTGCTGGAGTAG
- a CDS encoding isoaspartyl peptidase/L-asparaginase, with translation MTTDPVLLVHGGAWAIPDNMVEAHLKGVRHALATGWSVLARGGSALDAVETAIVVMEDDETFDAGRGSFLTSEGHVQLDAMIMDGFTLRAGGVGCVERIRNPIHAARKVLDESPHVYLVGAGAEKFAAQHGIPLVDNRELIIPREVERLKAAQIMASAGKPPEFFAEHDTVGAVALDRDGRIAAATSTGGTMNKTPGRVGDSSLIGCGCYADNESAAVSTTGWGEPMMKLVLGKWACDCVAEGKSPQVAAGMSIDVLVRRLNGHGGLILLDPQGRYGIAHNTPRMAWAVKSVQEEQAGITRG, from the coding sequence TTGACCACGGATCCGGTTCTTCTTGTCCACGGTGGGGCATGGGCTATCCCCGACAACATGGTAGAGGCGCACCTGAAGGGGGTGCGTCACGCACTGGCTACGGGATGGTCGGTGCTGGCGCGTGGGGGCTCGGCGCTGGACGCCGTCGAGACGGCCATCGTCGTCATGGAAGACGACGAGACCTTTGACGCAGGGCGCGGATCGTTCCTCACCAGCGAAGGCCATGTCCAACTCGACGCCATGATCATGGACGGATTTACCCTGCGTGCCGGGGGCGTGGGCTGTGTGGAGCGGATCCGCAATCCCATCCACGCCGCGCGCAAGGTGCTGGACGAAAGCCCGCACGTGTACCTGGTCGGCGCCGGAGCGGAGAAGTTCGCCGCGCAGCACGGCATCCCGCTGGTGGACAACCGCGAGCTCATCATCCCGCGCGAGGTCGAGCGGCTGAAAGCGGCACAGATCATGGCCTCGGCGGGCAAGCCGCCGGAGTTCTTTGCCGAGCACGACACTGTGGGCGCCGTTGCGCTGGACCGCGACGGGCGCATCGCCGCCGCCACTTCTACCGGCGGCACCATGAACAAGACGCCCGGACGGGTGGGCGATTCTTCACTGATCGGCTGCGGTTGCTACGCGGACAACGAGAGCGCTGCGGTCTCCACTACCGGCTGGGGCGAGCCCATGATGAAACTCGTTCTCGGCAAGTGGGCCTGCGACTGCGTCGCCGAGGGCAAGTCGCCGCAGGTCGCGGCCGGTATGTCCATCGATGTCCTCGTGCGCCGTCTCAACGGCCACGGTGGGCTCATCCTGCTGGATCCCCAGGGCCGCTACGGCATCGCACACAACACACCGCGCATGGCCTGGGCGGTGAAGAGCGTGCAAGAGGAGCAGGCGGGGATCACCCGCGGATAG
- a CDS encoding TonB-dependent receptor, protein MKRFIVIACLCTLMLFAIHTLAQSTADLHVSVKDPKGAAVTNATVTVRDPGRNIERTSKQGDNGEYPFVLLPPGTYTVTVEAQGFAKTVATDVNVTIGQVAQLSVALRIAERMEAVEVSAQTEQVETQRTSVATTITEQRIDNLPINGRNYINFTLTNSQTARDTAPSIGAAPTSGLNIGGQRARADLVNVDGMDYVDNSTNGIRSTVSQDAVQEFQIITNGYAAEYGRASGGVVNIITRSGTNDTHGSLFGYLRNRNIQAPNPFSVPPGSDPAYTRVQAGATLGGALKKDKTFYFLSYEITRRQETGFSTIGQDNYGLQPFDASGIFGAPAGTFNIQATPQQAAFLTAFLPGPAPLGVQAYTFLAGASSGIAINGAYPASFALLPFAPPVPNQLKQFPTSCNPISPNLLCNGLPASFSPLSNEAGNYPVHEGTTVVSARLDHKFTNNNSFMLRSNVSPSTVSGINVQGQNQNFGQNGFSRTSLQQFRDMAITAQDTATLGSNMINEFRFQYSRRGLLFDFNEASPTGPGVASNIAGFAFVGREPYSFIRRTEERFQSMDNFSWIKGKHTFKFGADFNHLPVVADFTVNFGGEYFFSGQTLPIFPAGFPEFNAVQSYGLGLPNEFIQGLGNPHAEFSNNTIGAFVQDSWRIKPNLTLNYGVRYDVEMLPPPPPLSALGQATYNVLGMTNGIPRDSNNIAPRVGLAWDPWGDGKTVVRASYGMFYDHPLLGLQFLAQATDGSGTPQVLIGPGAPCSTIPPPPGSLPPLNATNMFQGILQLPSCVGAVDAAGLTYLPSQQRFNPTPNTPSLFINQAFLGAGFPLPFLPFGYPNSADFQYAYSQQANLTIEHDLGHNFSFSIAYNFVGGRHINRPINANTPRGDFLVANWERAVAAGDPGSPLNNDPNGPLAVSGCGVGPLGPYVPAALVNFFRPTGLNPSLASIPALAPCVAGVAIPLLENLFPNLVNGVPAGAPNGVPMADADVQYANGSSVYHGLTVNLRKRFSQKYEFLASYTWSHAIDDSTDLQAPLTPQDSYNPSADRANSTFDQRHRFVFSGIYQSGRLSGSGFWSKFFSDWTVAPIIEVASGRPFNILSGSGTNYQFEFFTGRPNAVPSGTPTDACGDPVVASSFSPTGFFQLPCFLDADAQAALAASNPALLNGTGPSIAAMEGNIRRNLGYRPYNLFSDLRIARRLRFSERVGLDAMVDIFNLVNKFNVSDVNPLFNAPAGVGSPTAAFDPRQFQFGLRLTF, encoded by the coding sequence ATGAAGCGATTCATCGTTATCGCGTGCCTGTGCACGCTGATGTTGTTCGCAATCCATACGCTGGCACAGTCCACGGCAGATCTGCACGTATCCGTGAAGGACCCCAAGGGCGCAGCCGTCACCAACGCCACCGTGACCGTACGCGATCCCGGACGCAACATCGAAAGGACAAGCAAGCAGGGCGACAACGGAGAATATCCCTTCGTCCTTCTGCCTCCCGGCACCTATACGGTGACCGTAGAAGCGCAGGGCTTCGCCAAGACAGTTGCCACGGACGTAAACGTCACCATCGGCCAGGTCGCGCAGCTGTCGGTTGCGCTGAGGATCGCGGAACGAATGGAGGCGGTCGAGGTCAGCGCACAGACGGAGCAGGTGGAGACGCAGCGCACCTCGGTGGCCACCACGATCACCGAGCAGCGCATCGACAACCTGCCTATCAACGGCCGCAATTACATCAATTTCACGCTCACGAACTCGCAGACGGCACGCGACACCGCGCCCAGCATCGGCGCCGCGCCGACTTCCGGGCTCAATATCGGCGGGCAGCGCGCGCGCGCCGATCTGGTCAATGTCGACGGCATGGATTACGTGGACAATTCGACCAACGGCATCCGCTCCACCGTTTCGCAGGACGCCGTGCAAGAGTTCCAGATCATCACCAACGGCTACGCGGCCGAATATGGGCGCGCCTCCGGAGGTGTCGTGAACATCATCACCCGCTCCGGGACCAACGACACCCATGGCTCTCTGTTCGGCTACTTGCGCAACCGCAACATCCAGGCCCCCAATCCGTTCAGCGTGCCCCCAGGCAGTGACCCCGCCTACACGCGCGTGCAGGCAGGCGCCACGTTGGGCGGCGCGCTGAAGAAAGACAAGACTTTTTATTTCCTCTCGTATGAGATTACGAGACGGCAGGAAACGGGTTTCTCCACCATCGGGCAGGACAACTACGGCTTGCAGCCCTTTGACGCCAGCGGCATCTTCGGCGCACCTGCGGGAACCTTCAACATCCAGGCGACGCCGCAGCAGGCTGCGTTCCTGACGGCTTTCCTGCCGGGGCCGGCGCCGCTCGGTGTGCAGGCATATACGTTCCTCGCCGGCGCATCGTCGGGCATCGCGATCAACGGTGCATATCCGGCTTCGTTCGCACTGCTTCCGTTCGCTCCGCCGGTGCCGAACCAGCTCAAGCAATTCCCCACCAGCTGCAACCCGATCTCACCTAATCTTCTCTGCAACGGCCTGCCGGCGTCGTTCTCGCCGCTGTCAAACGAGGCGGGCAACTATCCGGTGCACGAGGGCACCACCGTGGTGAGCGCCCGTCTGGACCACAAGTTCACGAACAACAATTCGTTCATGTTGCGCAGCAACGTGAGCCCCAGCACGGTGAGCGGCATCAACGTCCAGGGTCAGAACCAGAATTTCGGGCAGAACGGCTTCTCCCGCACCTCGCTCCAGCAGTTCCGCGACATGGCCATCACCGCGCAGGATACGGCGACGCTGGGAAGCAACATGATCAACGAATTCCGTTTTCAGTACTCGCGCCGCGGCCTGCTGTTCGATTTCAATGAGGCCTCGCCCACCGGCCCGGGTGTCGCCTCCAACATCGCCGGGTTCGCCTTCGTCGGGCGCGAACCTTACTCCTTCATCCGCCGCACCGAGGAGCGCTTCCAGTCCATGGACAACTTCTCCTGGATCAAGGGGAAGCACACCTTCAAGTTCGGCGCCGACTTCAACCACCTGCCGGTAGTGGCCGATTTCACCGTCAATTTCGGCGGCGAGTACTTCTTCTCCGGACAGACCCTGCCTATCTTCCCGGCCGGGTTCCCGGAATTCAACGCCGTTCAGTCCTACGGTTTGGGTCTGCCCAACGAATTCATCCAGGGCTTGGGCAATCCCCACGCGGAGTTCTCCAATAACACGATCGGGGCGTTCGTGCAGGATTCCTGGCGCATCAAGCCGAACCTGACCCTGAACTATGGGGTCCGGTACGACGTCGAGATGCTGCCGCCGCCGCCGCCTCTCTCGGCCCTCGGGCAAGCTACGTACAACGTCCTCGGGATGACCAACGGCATCCCGCGGGACAGTAATAACATCGCTCCCCGCGTCGGCCTCGCGTGGGATCCTTGGGGAGATGGGAAAACAGTTGTCCGTGCCTCGTACGGCATGTTTTACGATCACCCGCTGCTGGGCCTGCAATTCCTGGCGCAAGCGACCGACGGTTCCGGGACGCCGCAGGTGCTGATCGGACCCGGTGCACCGTGTTCCACGATTCCGCCGCCACCTGGCTCTCTTCCGCCGCTCAATGCGACCAATATGTTCCAGGGCATTCTGCAACTCCCGAGTTGCGTTGGCGCCGTGGACGCAGCCGGCCTTACGTACTTGCCGTCGCAGCAGCGCTTCAACCCAACACCGAACACGCCTTCGCTGTTCATCAACCAGGCCTTCCTGGGGGCGGGGTTCCCGCTGCCATTTCTGCCCTTCGGATATCCGAACAGCGCCGACTTCCAGTACGCGTACAGCCAGCAAGCGAACCTCACGATCGAGCATGACCTGGGCCACAACTTTTCTTTCAGCATCGCCTATAACTTCGTGGGCGGACGTCACATCAATCGCCCCATCAATGCCAATACGCCGCGCGGTGATTTCCTGGTCGCGAATTGGGAGCGCGCCGTGGCTGCGGGTGACCCGGGTTCCCCGCTGAACAACGACCCGAACGGACCATTAGCTGTTTCCGGCTGCGGTGTCGGTCCCCTAGGACCGTACGTGCCCGCCGCACTCGTCAATTTCTTCCGTCCGACAGGGCTGAACCCGTCGCTGGCTTCGATCCCGGCGCTGGCGCCATGCGTGGCGGGTGTCGCGATTCCGCTGCTGGAAAACCTGTTCCCGAACCTGGTGAACGGGGTCCCAGCGGGGGCGCCGAACGGAGTCCCCATGGCCGATGCCGACGTGCAGTACGCTAACGGCAGCTCTGTCTATCACGGCCTGACGGTGAACCTGCGCAAACGCTTCAGCCAGAAGTACGAGTTCCTGGCGTCTTACACCTGGTCGCACGCCATCGACGACTCCACCGACCTGCAGGCGCCGCTCACCCCGCAGGACAGCTACAACCCTTCAGCCGATCGCGCGAACTCCACCTTCGACCAGCGCCACCGCTTCGTTTTCAGCGGCATCTACCAGTCAGGACGGCTGAGCGGCAGCGGCTTCTGGAGCAAGTTCTTCAGCGACTGGACCGTCGCCCCGATCATCGAGGTGGCGTCCGGCCGGCCCTTCAATATTCTGTCTGGCTCGGGGACCAACTACCAGTTCGAGTTCTTCACCGGGCGACCGAACGCGGTGCCCTCGGGCACTCCGACCGACGCTTGCGGCGACCCTGTGGTGGCATCGAGCTTCTCCCCGACCGGGTTCTTCCAGTTGCCGTGCTTCCTCGACGCCGATGCGCAGGCCGCCCTGGCGGCCAGCAATCCTGCGCTGCTCAATGGTACGGGCCCTTCCATTGCGGCGATGGAAGGAAACATCAGGCGCAATCTGGGGTACAGACCCTATAACCTGTTCAGCGATCTGCGGATCGCGCGGCGGCTCCGTTTCAGCGAGCGCGTGGGGCTTGACGCCATGGTGGACATCTTCAACCTGGTCAACAAGTTCAACGTGTCCGACGTGAATCCGCTCTTCAACGCACCGGCCGGCGTGGGCTCGCCCACCGCCGCCTTTGATCCGCGGCAGTTCCAGTTCGGATTACGGCTGACCTTCTAG